A genomic region of Candidatus Melainabacteria bacterium contains the following coding sequences:
- a CDS encoding 6-phosphofructokinase — protein MKNIGIITSGGDCGGLNGVIKGAALMALSKGITAWIIPNGYAGLYNLKDLKSLTKLTKERVEEIDVIIAGSEAGNSRVKVSKIKDDNKYERIKEGLKKFNLDALVIAGGDDTGSVVVDLASRGIPCVHAPKTMDLDLMPYSVGGDSTINRIAEFVRDLKTTGRTHNRIVVMEVFGRYAGHTAFRGGVAADADAVLIPEIPVDFDVLYKSVKAAFCKRIESSDVHAGTAVVVVAEGLRDASGNELVDMSSEPDSFGHRKLMGAGRYVVKQIEDRIKKDPEIKEFMKRTGQFVEGLYEIPEVREIRPSHLVRCGFSSAVDSNFGLEVGSAAVELMTQNIFGVTVVSYRGGKIEYMDVKDAIVQRHVTEADVALFETLGVCFGREPKKPSAEAVKVSGTPVRVY, from the coding sequence GTGAAAAACATAGGAATCATTACATCCGGCGGCGATTGCGGTGGGTTGAATGGAGTCATCAAGGGCGCTGCATTGATGGCGTTGAGCAAAGGCATTACGGCCTGGATCATTCCCAACGGCTACGCTGGGCTTTACAACCTGAAAGATCTTAAGAGCTTGACTAAACTGACCAAAGAACGCGTCGAGGAAATCGATGTAATCATCGCAGGCAGCGAAGCGGGAAATTCGCGCGTCAAAGTCTCGAAAATTAAAGATGACAACAAATATGAACGGATCAAAGAAGGATTGAAAAAATTCAACCTCGATGCGCTGGTCATCGCAGGTGGTGACGATACAGGAAGCGTTGTAGTCGACCTGGCGAGCCGCGGAATTCCTTGTGTTCATGCACCGAAAACGATGGACCTGGACTTGATGCCATACAGCGTCGGCGGCGATTCAACAATCAATCGCATCGCGGAATTTGTTCGCGACTTAAAAACAACAGGAAGAACACACAACAGAATTGTCGTCATGGAAGTTTTCGGTCGTTACGCCGGACACACAGCATTCCGCGGTGGTGTAGCAGCAGACGCCGACGCAGTTTTAATTCCGGAAATACCGGTTGATTTTGACGTCTTGTACAAGAGCGTCAAAGCAGCCTTCTGCAAACGCATCGAATCAAGCGATGTGCACGCAGGCACTGCAGTCGTAGTGGTAGCTGAAGGTCTTCGCGATGCATCCGGAAACGAATTGGTCGACATGAGTTCAGAACCTGACTCGTTCGGTCACAGAAAGCTGATGGGCGCAGGACGATACGTCGTAAAACAAATCGAAGATCGAATCAAGAAAGATCCCGAAATCAAAGAGTTCATGAAACGCACCGGACAGTTTGTTGAAGGACTTTATGAAATTCCCGAAGTGCGCGAAATTCGCCCGAGCCATCTTGTGCGATGCGGCTTCAGCTCAGCTGTCGATTCAAATTTTGGATTGGAAGTCGGCTCTGCTGCAGTTGAATTGATGACTCAGAATATATTTGGAGTCACCGTTGTTTCCTACCGCGGCGGCAAAATCGAGTACATGGACGTGAAAGATGCGATCGTGCAACGTCACGTCACTGAAGCAGATGTCGCGCTGTTCGAGACGCTGGGCGTTTGCTTCGGACGAGAGCCGAAGAAGCCTTCCGCTGAAGCTGTAAAAGTTTCCGGAACGCCTGTTCGGGTCTACTAA
- a CDS encoding response regulator: MENNIELLLVEDTPSDVRLTQEALKRSGLKYTMSVVNDGVEAMDYLNERKNGGQKLPDLILLDLNMPRKNGHEVLADVQSDKDLSKIPVVLLTVSQRDEDVLEALKLKMNYYLAKPVTAQNLTALVKSIYELNTDGEAKDAKADPTAQAHVHYVLAGNPHTSPMVLTKLADDTTVKVRARVAENPETPAEVLLRLASDDHPDVRLAVSENPKAPPLVLERLAKDSSEDVRLGLANNPKIPPEILALLLDDENMFVQSNAKKTLAELSSHAK, encoded by the coding sequence ATGGAAAATAACATCGAATTACTTCTGGTCGAGGACACACCTAGTGATGTCCGTTTGACCCAGGAGGCTCTCAAGAGATCCGGATTGAAGTACACGATGTCCGTTGTTAACGACGGCGTCGAGGCTATGGACTACCTCAATGAGCGTAAGAATGGCGGGCAGAAACTGCCTGATTTGATTCTCTTGGACCTCAATATGCCAAGAAAGAATGGTCATGAAGTGCTCGCTGATGTTCAATCAGACAAAGACTTGTCTAAAATTCCGGTTGTGCTCTTGACCGTATCACAGCGCGATGAGGATGTGCTTGAAGCGTTGAAATTGAAAATGAACTACTATCTGGCGAAGCCTGTGACTGCACAGAATTTGACGGCGCTGGTCAAGTCCATTTATGAATTGAACACAGACGGCGAAGCTAAGGACGCCAAGGCTGATCCAACAGCTCAGGCTCATGTGCATTATGTGCTTGCCGGCAATCCTCACACATCTCCTATGGTGCTGACAAAGTTGGCTGACGATACGACTGTAAAAGTGCGTGCTCGAGTGGCGGAGAATCCAGAAACTCCAGCTGAAGTGCTTTTGCGCCTGGCAAGTGACGATCATCCTGATGTTAGACTTGCCGTATCAGAAAATCCTAAGGCACCGCCATTGGTGCTAGAGCGATTAGCGAAAGACTCAAGCGAAGATGTTCGCCTTGGGCTGGCAAACAACCCTAAGATTCCGCCTGAAATTCTTGCGTTGTTGCTCGATGACGAAAATATGTTCGTCCAGTCGAACGCAAAGAAAACTCTAGCTGAGCTCTCGTCACACGCGAAATAA
- a CDS encoding PAS domain S-box protein codes for MRVLVVEDNPTQSTFARISLQRRGLDVNCASTLDEAMSYLRRDAIDVVLLDLSLPDSNGIETFYKIRQIASGVPTVVFTGLDDQDIAIEALKNGAQDYLIKGLAGDDSVYRCLQYAIERNKVEVALRKSERRLRIILEHSYDAFASMDNQFNITDWNNQAEKTFGIKRTEALGRSLAIIAPHHLRKQYAREVDEFFKASEGKIQRYTTELIAQHRDGHEFPIEIVVFRIYEDDSYMYCAFARDITERKHVAEELERRVQERTAELTHSNEELRQFAKIASHDLQEPLRAVQGFANLLQESTKGKLDQDSIEFIDYILDGTQRMQQLIQSVLVHSNIATRDETVEDIETDCNAIIEEVLDNLDATIKECHAKLEVDNLPTVAVERAQLIQLFQNIISNALKYRDKAAPQIFITAEKSVNEWLFSIRDNGIGIDPKYADKIFDMFARLHGKTKYSGTGMGLAICKKIVNSHGGKIWVESEVGQGCIFLFTLPAGKMKESGNGK; via the coding sequence ATGCGTGTGCTGGTCGTCGAAGATAATCCGACGCAGTCGACCTTTGCTCGCATCAGCTTGCAGCGGCGGGGGTTGGACGTTAATTGTGCCTCCACCCTGGATGAGGCGATGAGCTATTTGAGACGGGATGCCATCGACGTCGTCTTACTCGATCTGTCGTTGCCCGACAGCAACGGCATTGAGACATTCTATAAAATCAGGCAAATTGCCTCAGGCGTGCCAACTGTGGTTTTTACAGGTTTAGATGATCAGGATATCGCCATTGAGGCGCTGAAGAACGGCGCTCAGGACTATCTAATCAAAGGTCTTGCCGGTGATGATTCGGTCTATCGCTGTTTGCAGTACGCCATCGAGCGAAATAAGGTGGAAGTGGCGCTACGCAAAAGCGAACGCCGTTTGCGCATTATTCTGGAACATTCATATGATGCGTTCGCGTCTATGGACAATCAATTCAACATTACTGATTGGAATAATCAAGCGGAAAAGACTTTCGGCATCAAGAGAACTGAAGCGCTGGGCAGGAGTCTGGCAATTATCGCGCCTCATCATCTGAGGAAGCAGTATGCTCGCGAAGTCGACGAATTCTTCAAGGCCAGTGAGGGCAAAATCCAGCGCTACACGACCGAGTTGATCGCTCAGCACAGAGATGGTCATGAATTTCCAATCGAAATCGTTGTTTTCCGAATCTACGAAGATGACAGCTATATGTATTGTGCATTCGCCCGCGACATTACTGAAAGAAAGCACGTTGCTGAAGAGCTTGAACGCCGTGTGCAAGAGCGAACTGCTGAATTAACGCATTCGAACGAAGAGCTGAGACAATTCGCCAAGATTGCCTCTCATGATTTGCAGGAGCCACTAAGAGCGGTGCAAGGCTTCGCTAATCTATTGCAGGAGAGCACGAAAGGTAAATTGGATCAGGATTCGATTGAATTCATCGACTATATTCTCGATGGCACGCAACGAATGCAGCAGTTGATTCAGTCCGTTTTGGTGCATTCGAACATCGCTACCAGAGATGAAACGGTAGAAGATATTGAAACTGACTGCAATGCAATTATTGAAGAGGTTCTCGATAATCTTGACGCGACGATAAAAGAGTGTCACGCTAAATTAGAGGTGGACAATCTTCCAACTGTAGCTGTTGAGCGCGCGCAGTTGATTCAGCTGTTTCAAAATATCATCAGTAACGCCCTGAAATACAGGGACAAAGCGGCGCCTCAGATTTTCATCACTGCAGAGAAGAGTGTTAATGAGTGGCTGTTTTCCATACGTGACAATGGTATCGGCATCGATCCTAAATACGCTGACAAAATTTTTGACATGTTTGCCCGTCTTCATGGCAAAACGAAATATTCAGGAACGGGAATGGGTTTAGCGATTTGCAAAAAAATTGTCAATTCGCATGGCGGAAAAATTTGGGTGGAATCAGAAGTCGGGCAGGGGTGCATATTTCTTTTCACTTTGCCGGCAGGAAAAATGAAGGAGAGCGGTAATGGAAAATAA
- a CDS encoding DUF2252 domain-containing protein translates to MAPQDEQGKPAKKDASAVLHDNTISPRDNRKERGKALRAAFPHKLHAPWNPSPTRRDPITVLEESNVGRIQELAPVRYGRMMQSPFTFYRGASAIMAEDLSITPNTGIRVQACGDCHLLNFGAFATPERNIVFDINDFDETLPAPWEWDLKRLAVSFVLTAQDNNLSPKYGEQAAQTVARAYRERMGEFAKMSILDIWYAAVDWNSVIERTTDVELQKQHKKQLKKAMKRTIQDYYFPKMTQQINGAYKLKDTPPIVYHFPEDEQEAWHERITKAFEKYQTTLQEDRARLFNRYRLSDFAIKVVGIGSVGTMCAVAVMLAPDDEPLLLQLKEARASVLEPYAGKSEFENHGQRVVAGQRIVQSASDIFLGWTSIDDGRHFYIRQLRDTKVKPEPELWQGPQLLEIAETLGSVLARAHARSGDAAYIRGYLGSSPSFDEAIAEFSLAYADQCVKDHALLLAAIESGRIKADPDAAN, encoded by the coding sequence ATGGCGCCACAGGATGAGCAGGGCAAGCCGGCAAAGAAGGATGCATCAGCCGTTCTTCACGACAATACGATTTCGCCCCGCGATAATCGAAAAGAGAGAGGAAAGGCACTGAGAGCTGCATTTCCGCACAAACTCCATGCGCCGTGGAATCCATCACCGACTCGCCGAGATCCAATCACAGTGCTGGAGGAATCGAATGTCGGGCGCATCCAGGAACTGGCGCCAGTGCGCTACGGACGCATGATGCAGTCGCCATTCACCTTCTACCGTGGCGCTTCAGCAATCATGGCTGAAGACCTTTCGATTACGCCCAATACAGGTATTCGAGTCCAGGCTTGCGGTGACTGTCATCTTCTCAACTTTGGTGCGTTTGCAACGCCGGAACGAAACATTGTTTTTGACATCAACGACTTCGACGAGACACTTCCAGCGCCATGGGAGTGGGATTTGAAGCGGCTCGCCGTCAGTTTTGTGCTCACCGCTCAAGATAACAATCTCAGTCCCAAATATGGGGAGCAAGCCGCCCAAACAGTTGCCAGAGCGTATCGCGAGCGAATGGGCGAATTCGCGAAAATGAGCATCCTGGACATCTGGTATGCCGCAGTCGATTGGAACAGCGTTATCGAGCGCACCACAGACGTTGAGTTGCAGAAGCAGCACAAGAAGCAGCTGAAGAAAGCGATGAAGCGAACGATACAAGATTATTACTTTCCGAAAATGACGCAGCAGATAAATGGTGCGTACAAGCTGAAAGACACGCCGCCCATCGTCTATCACTTTCCTGAAGATGAGCAAGAAGCATGGCACGAACGCATTACAAAGGCATTCGAAAAATATCAAACCACACTGCAAGAAGACCGGGCGCGCCTTTTCAATAGATACAGACTCTCAGACTTTGCTATTAAGGTAGTTGGTATCGGCAGCGTGGGCACGATGTGCGCCGTTGCAGTCATGCTCGCGCCTGATGATGAGCCGCTCTTGCTGCAACTCAAAGAAGCGCGTGCTTCGGTACTCGAGCCGTATGCAGGCAAAAGCGAGTTTGAAAATCACGGTCAACGTGTCGTAGCGGGGCAGAGAATTGTTCAATCGGCAAGTGATATCTTCCTTGGATGGACTTCAATTGACGACGGCAGACACTTCTATATCAGGCAACTGCGAGACACGAAGGTCAAGCCGGAGCCGGAACTCTGGCAGGGACCACAGCTTCTCGAAATCGCAGAAACGCTCGGTTCCGTGCTGGCTCGCGCTCATGCCCGTTCAGGAGACGCCGCCTACATTCGCGGCTATCTAGGCAGCAGTCCCAGTTTTGACGAGGCTATCGCTGAGTTTTCACTGGCTTATGCAGACCAATGCGTAAAAGATCATGCGTTGCTGCTTGCGGCAATCGAGTCGGGTCGGATAAAGGCCGATCCCGATGCTGCGAACTAG
- a CDS encoding ketoacyl-ACP synthase III gives MPLLAALRSLLVPIPKISAVGACVPPGILSNKDLEGMVETSDQWIVERTGIHQRHIAAKGVASSDLATEAVRELMAKTGIKATEIDLIILATITPDMQLPATACLVQNNIGATNAWGFDVSIACSGFLYALQVGAQFVQTGAHKNVVVIGVDVMSSIIDYTDRQTCIIFGDGGGAALIQPCEAGEEFGLIDFVHEVDGSGGVSLCLPAGGSRYPASHETVDKRMHYVHQDGPAVFKFATRKMAEVCTRVLDRNGLTGKDVDVFIPHQANLRIITSAMERLGMTMDKVVVNIGEYGNTTAGTIPLAMHTALEKGMLKKGDLVLLASMGAGFSAGATLLRWAY, from the coding sequence ATGCCTCTGCTGGCAGCGCTCAGGAGCTTATTAGTGCCAATACCTAAGATTAGTGCGGTTGGAGCCTGCGTTCCGCCCGGCATTCTTTCCAATAAAGACCTGGAAGGCATGGTTGAGACATCCGACCAGTGGATTGTCGAGCGAACAGGTATTCATCAGCGTCACATAGCCGCCAAGGGAGTGGCATCGTCAGACCTGGCCACCGAAGCTGTGAGAGAACTCATGGCTAAAACCGGAATCAAGGCAACGGAAATCGACCTGATTATTCTCGCCACGATAACGCCGGACATGCAGTTGCCAGCCACAGCCTGTCTAGTTCAGAACAACATCGGTGCGACGAACGCCTGGGGCTTCGATGTCTCGATAGCCTGCTCAGGCTTCCTCTATGCGTTGCAAGTTGGCGCTCAATTTGTACAGACGGGTGCTCACAAAAATGTTGTGGTGATTGGCGTTGATGTGATGTCTTCAATCATCGACTACACAGACAGGCAAACTTGCATCATATTTGGTGACGGTGGTGGCGCGGCGTTGATACAGCCGTGCGAAGCCGGGGAAGAGTTTGGATTAATCGACTTCGTGCATGAAGTTGATGGTTCAGGTGGTGTTTCGCTCTGCTTACCCGCGGGCGGTAGCCGTTATCCTGCCTCACATGAAACTGTCGATAAGCGCATGCACTATGTGCATCAAGACGGACCAGCTGTTTTCAAATTCGCTACGCGCAAGATGGCAGAGGTTTGCACTCGAGTACTCGATCGCAATGGCTTGACTGGTAAAGACGTTGATGTATTCATCCCGCATCAAGCCAATCTTCGTATCATCACTTCAGCCATGGAACGCCTCGGCATGACCATGGATAAAGTTGTTGTAAATATCGGCGAGTACGGAAATACCACAGCCGGTACGATACCACTGGCGATGCACACAGCCCTCGAGAAAGGTATGCTCAAGAAAGGCGACCTGGTTCTACTTGCATCTATGGGCGCTGGTTTCAGCGCCGGTGCGACGCTTTTGCGTTGGGCTTACTAG